The proteins below come from a single Nitrospirota bacterium genomic window:
- a CDS encoding ATP-binding protein produces the protein MVISNPFTLGIVSKKDFCNRSEELETLLRHARGGNNVVLLSPRRFGKSSLVYKTLEVLEREGFLCVYVDLFPVISERDFIERFSVGVFKGIGRGADPRTIGRKVLNMFTRLIPSFEVKPDGVGISVKVDRSTDADLLLDDLMDGIYKYVKEKKIKACIALDEFQEITELPESKKIEGILRSHIQHHKEISYLFVGSRRRILKDMFSKKRPFYKSAFSYALKEIPEDEFIKCIVARFKESGKNCPSEIAEGIYEMVRGYPYYVQKLSSIVWDLTTKQCDSEILQQAYRLLLETEGIDFEGIWSSLTLTNKAVLRAIAKEPTASPYTREYLERYQLSLGGAQRAIKNLLNKDLIEKVQDGTYRVTDPVFGEWCRLL, from the coding sequence ATGGTTATCTCTAATCCGTTTACATTAGGGATTGTTTCTAAAAAAGATTTTTGTAACAGAAGCGAGGAGTTAGAGACTCTTCTAAGGCATGCACGTGGCGGTAATAACGTTGTTCTATTGTCGCCAAGAAGGTTCGGTAAATCTTCCCTCGTATATAAAACACTTGAGGTACTCGAACGGGAAGGGTTTTTGTGTGTCTACGTCGACCTCTTTCCTGTCATCTCGGAACGGGATTTTATAGAGAGATTCTCCGTTGGTGTATTTAAAGGGATAGGACGGGGCGCAGATCCAAGGACAATCGGCAGAAAAGTGCTGAATATGTTTACAAGGCTTATCCCTTCGTTTGAGGTTAAGCCTGACGGAGTGGGGATTTCTGTCAAAGTGGACAGATCTACAGATGCTGATCTGCTTCTTGATGACCTCATGGATGGGATTTATAAATATGTCAAGGAAAAGAAGATAAAAGCGTGTATCGCACTTGATGAGTTCCAGGAGATAACGGAGCTTCCGGAGTCGAAAAAGATCGAGGGCATCCTGCGTTCACACATTCAGCACCACAAAGAGATATCGTATCTCTTTGTCGGAAGCAGAAGGAGAATACTGAAGGACATGTTTTCAAAAAAACGGCCCTTTTATAAAAGTGCATTCTCCTATGCGTTAAAAGAGATACCCGAAGATGAATTTATAAAATGTATTGTTGCCAGGTTTAAAGAATCGGGCAAGAACTGTCCATCTGAAATTGCTGAAGGCATATATGAGATGGTGCGAGGTTATCCCTATTATGTCCAGAAATTGTCATCAATTGTCTGGGATTTAACAACAAAACAGTGTGACTCTGAAATCCTCCAGCAGGCATACAGGCTTCTTCTGGAAACCGAAGGCATAGATTTCGAGGGTATCTGGAGCAGTTTGACACTCACAAATAAGGCGGTTCTGAGGGCTATTGCAAAAGAACCCACGGCCTCCCCGTATACGAGAGAATACCTTGAACGGTATCAACTCTCCCTGGGAGGCGCTCAAAGGGCGATAAAAAATTTACTTAACAAGGATCTGATCGAAAAAGTACAGGACGGTACATATAGAGTTACAGATCCTGTGTTTGGTGAATGGTGTAGATTATTATAG
- a CDS encoding DUF3232 domain-containing protein encodes MIQLIKYLQKHGVDGVKGMKAKKRVTEILDITSGDEKVSSLVQEVLDKAVGYVSAVFKMETTLVTQRYRLEGEELRELTERLDRLRRIAHNALIDSIRICNRYLFKTYGQDIPVGGVYSKDPMHLSGETNRIAIGDWAGEVVLSFFSDRAR; translated from the coding sequence ATGATACAATTGATAAAATATTTGCAAAAGCATGGAGTTGATGGAGTTAAGGGGATGAAGGCAAAAAAAAGAGTGACGGAGATTCTTGATATTACAAGTGGTGACGAAAAAGTTTCTTCCCTCGTCCAGGAAGTTCTTGACAAGGCTGTTGGATATGTTAGTGCGGTTTTCAAGATGGAGACAACGCTTGTTACTCAGCGGTACCGCTTGGAGGGAGAAGAGCTGCGTGAGCTAACAGAGAGGTTGGATAGACTGCGCAGAATTGCACATAATGCTCTGATAGATTCAATACGAATCTGTAATCGTTATCTCTTCAAGACATATGGGCAGGATATCCCTGTAGGAGGAGTCTATTCGAAGGACCCTATGCACCTGTCCGGCGAGACTAACCGTATTGCCATAGGCGACTGGGCAGGTGAAGTTGTTCTTTCTTTCTTTTCTGATCGTGCCCGATAG
- a CDS encoding ParB/RepB/Spo0J family partition protein codes for MEGTFNSEKYLDEAIGNLERTTGRDEVVSIPVGKICPNRLQPRKYFDPKALKELETSIRENGLLQPILVRKIEEPGSEFMFELIAGERRWRASIAAGLSTIAAIVKKDVTDRQLRTFACIENMHRDDLNPLEKAASIAGIKEDYGDDDSVAKVLGYNNKKTVTRYLKIHTASNLTPEINKIFWDNTPALDFKTASEFSELSFSLAKLKKSNNREYRRIIRRLEKKGIKDSISYLTKYFAVPETKTTPAAAAVPEMFRETNNEYVLKIKVNKDKKLTFELRKNIQENINQFLEKIDTLKAELQPE; via the coding sequence ATGGAAGGAACTTTTAACTCAGAGAAGTATCTCGATGAAGCAATTGGTAATCTTGAGAGGACTACCGGCAGGGACGAGGTCGTTAGCATTCCAGTTGGAAAGATTTGTCCAAACAGGCTACAGCCAAGAAAATATTTTGATCCTAAGGCCCTAAAGGAACTGGAAACTTCCATCCGTGAAAACGGGTTGTTGCAGCCCATTCTTGTAAGAAAGATTGAAGAGCCAGGATCTGAGTTCATGTTTGAACTCATTGCTGGCGAAAGGAGATGGCGCGCTTCAATAGCTGCAGGCTTAAGCACTATTGCTGCAATAGTGAAAAAAGATGTAACGGACCGACAGCTACGTACATTTGCGTGTATTGAGAATATGCATCGGGATGATCTTAATCCACTCGAGAAAGCAGCCTCAATAGCCGGGATTAAAGAGGATTATGGAGATGATGACAGCGTTGCAAAGGTCTTGGGATACAACAATAAGAAAACTGTTACACGATATCTGAAGATTCATACAGCATCAAATCTCACCCCTGAGATAAATAAAATCTTTTGGGACAATACTCCTGCTCTGGATTTCAAAACAGCATCTGAATTCTCTGAGCTCTCGTTTTCACTTGCCAAACTCAAGAAATCCAACAACAGAGAATACCGCAGAATAATCAGACGATTAGAGAAAAAGGGTATTAAAGACAGTATTTCCTACCTCACAAAATACTTTGCCGTACCGGAAACCAAAACAACTCCTGCTGCTGCAGCAGTGCCTGAGATGTTTAGGGAAACAAATAACGAGTACGTATTAAAGATAAAGGTGAACAAGGACAAGAAACTCACTTTCGAGCTTAGAAAAAACATTCAGGAAAATATAAATCAGTTTCTGGAAAAAATCGATACGCTCAAGGCTGAGCTGCAACCGGAATAG
- a CDS encoding replication-relaxation family protein produces the protein MADITDRDLDIFRILSSGPATFVQIKSLLKRVYKSEVSQHALYKRLSILRKDKLIMSQQYRNRDGKGRFVLYGITPLSVQTLVTQGYAVERIRTNMPSELTVAHEMAVTDVVRTIKRESAKYQYDFSFLDENTLKEMYRGKRRKIVYPDLLVNLVFHTKPEPTKKQLAVEIDNSTILASKLFEKMKEMKWTTLMLCTTTMRINALRKKFMIDEDLYGKVFFALLSEFCPKGFIGTNWLTVEGGNATILSPKLNLKAVG, from the coding sequence ATGGCAGATATAACCGATAGAGACCTGGATATTTTCAGAATCCTATCCAGCGGACCTGCAACCTTCGTTCAAATAAAGAGTCTTCTTAAAAGAGTCTACAAGAGTGAGGTATCTCAACACGCTCTTTATAAAAGACTGTCTATCTTACGCAAGGACAAACTCATCATGTCTCAACAGTATCGCAACAGGGATGGCAAAGGAAGATTCGTTCTCTACGGTATAACCCCCCTTTCTGTACAAACTCTTGTAACCCAGGGATACGCTGTAGAGAGAATAAGGACGAATATGCCAAGCGAACTTACCGTTGCTCACGAAATGGCTGTAACTGATGTAGTAAGAACAATAAAAAGAGAAAGCGCAAAGTATCAGTATGATTTTTCGTTCCTGGATGAGAATACTCTGAAGGAAATGTATAGGGGCAAGAGGAGGAAAATCGTATACCCGGATCTGCTGGTTAATTTGGTCTTTCACACAAAACCCGAGCCAACGAAGAAACAACTTGCTGTAGAGATAGATAACAGCACTATTTTAGCATCGAAATTATTTGAGAAAATGAAGGAAATGAAGTGGACAACTTTAATGTTGTGTACCACCACGATGAGAATCAACGCACTCAGAAAGAAATTTATGATTGATGAGGATTTGTATGGCAAGGTATTCTTTGCCCTTCTGTCAGAGTTTTGTCCGAAGGGCTTTATTGGGACAAACTGGTTGACGGTAGAAGGTGGCAATGCAACGATATTATCACCAAAACTGAACCTGAAAGCCGTAGGTTAA